The genomic region AGGGAAGTCGTATGACTTTACCAATTATTATATGACTCGTAATGCTAAACCCCATATTCCTGTGGTTGGTGAATTTCATTTCTCCAGATTCGCTTACCTGCAGTGGGAGGAAGAATTACTGAAGATGAAGGCAGGCGGGGTGAACATCATCGCTTCTTATGTCTTCTGGAATTTTCACGAGGAGCATGAAGGTGAGTTTAATTGGTCGGGAAATCTGAATTTGCGGCACTTTGTGGATCTGTGTGGCAAACATCAGCTGCCTCTGATCGTGCGGATTGGTCCATTCTGTCATGGAGAAGTTCGCAATGGAGGGATGCCGGATTGGTTATTCAGTTACCCATTTGAAGTCAGATCGAATGATGAAGGATACCTGTATTATGCCAAGCGACTATATCGCGAGATTGCCCGTCAGCTCAATGGCTGTTTTCACCAAGAGGGTGGGCCCGTTATAGCCGTACAGTTGGAAAATGAGTACATGCACGCTGGCGCACCCATGGATGCCTGGGGATATACACGTGAAAAGTATATTTACTCCGGCCGGGACGGGCGGGAACATCTAAAGGTGCTTCGCCGTATTGCCGAAGAAGTCGGCATGAAGCCCATGTTCTATACAGCCACGGCTTGGGGGAATGCTGCGGTTCCTGAAGAAGGCACGTTGCCGATGCTAGCGGGGTATGCGTACACACCATGGATTCCGAATCAGCCTCCAAGCCGCGAGTATTTATTCCGGGATCTGCACATGAATCCTGTTGAAGAAGTGGATTATGACAGTCTGGAGTATCCTGCGGCGTATTGTGAGCTTGCTGGCGGTATGCAGGTCAGTTATCACGCGCGTCCAGTTGTCGATGCGGACAGTGTTGAGGCAATGACCATTGTGAAGCTGGCAAACGGCAGTAATCTCGTCGGATATTATATGTATCATGGCGGTACCAATCCGATAGGGCAAAAATCTTATATGAATGAACAGGCATTGCCGAAAATGACGTATGACTATCAAGCCCCACTTGGGGAATTCGGACGTATTGGTGAATCGTATGACCGTATTCGTACCTTGTCCATGTTCCTGGAAGCCTACGGTGAGTTGCTTGCACCAATGGGCAGTGTTATACCGGAAGATCAACATGTGATAACACCGGAGAACACGATGGATCTGCGCTGGTCTGTTCGTCAACAAGCTGGTTCGGGATTTCTGTTCATGAATAATTATCAGGATCATGTAGCGTTGCCTGATCGTGATATTCAATTGGCGCTGCATACCAGCCAAGGAACGGCTTCTTATCCAAGAGAAGGCACGATGCAGCTGAAATCCGGTATGGCTGTCATTCTTCCTTTCCATATGAATCTGAGTGGAATGAAGATCATTAGTGCTACTGTTCAGCCACTGACCCGATTTATGGTAAATCAGGAGCTTACGGCTGTCTTTTATGCTCATGAAGGTATGACGCCTGAGTATGTTATGGATGCATCATCCGTTACAAATGTGGATATGCCCAAAGGCACAGTATCTGAGCAGGGAAATGAAGTTGTGATCTACCCGATTGCCGGCAAGGACCATCATCTGAGAGTCACAACATCCGACGGTATGGTCATACGAATCATTACATTGACCCGTGATGAGGCATTGCATGCCTACCGTTTCCATGTGGGCGGAGAAGAAAGGCTTGTGATTAGCAGTAGTCATTTGTATGTACAGAATGAAATGCTCATATGCACATCTGTGGAGCAACCGGAGATGGAGGTATCCTTTTATCCGGCACCAGAACAGATTACCGCTTCTGAATATGTTGTGTCATCCCAGTCTAAGCAAGGAGTATTCGATACGTACACAATCCAAGTTTCGCCTTACAAACCTGCTGTAGAGGTTGATTATCCGAAAGAGCATGCAGCAACACTGAAATTGGACACAATATGGCCGGAACATGTCGATGACGTGTGGGTTGAGATTGATTATGAAGGTGACGTTGCAGCAGCACATATTCATCATCAGATGTTAACGGATCATATTCACTATGGGCATAGCTGGATGCTTGGATTGAAGCAATCCCGTCATTTGCTGGCTGATCATGCGTTACGTCTGTCCATAACGCCAATTCGAAGAGGTACGACTGAGAGTTATGTGAATCAAGCTTATGTTGAGCGCTTTGAGGGTGTGGAGATCGGGAAGTTCAATCAGATTCGAGTGATACCTCAGTACCGGGTGGGGTTGGTGCTGGCGGGAGTTAGGGAAGGCGCTTAGTCTAGATCAGGGATTAAACAACAGATAAACAAGACTTAAACAAGAGTTAACTGACGTTAATAATACAGAGGGTTCTTTCTCCGAGCGATTGTGAGGGGAGAGAGCCTTTTTATTTTGCTGTGTGATGTAAAAACAAATGATTCCTAATCATGGTAAAAACATCTTGACTGGTAAGCGTTTTCATTTTATTATAACTTCATAACCTTATCGATAAAGTTTATTCGAGTTAATAAAATAAGAATAAATAAGGTTATTATTGTTTTGTTAACTACTACAAAAACTTCTATTACCAACGATTTTAGTTAACTTATTGCCTAGAGCAGGGTTAATTGAAATAAATAAAAAATTACAGGAGGTTCCAAACGAATGGTTAATCTGAAAAAGTGTACAATCTTCACGGTTATTGCTGCTCTCATGTTCATGGTACTGGGGAGTGCAGCCCCCAAAGCATCTGCTGCCACAGGATTTTATGTAAGCGGTAACAAATTGTATGATTCCACAGGAAAGCCTTTTGTCATGAGAGGTGTTAATCACGGACATTCCTGGTTCAAGAATGATTTGAATACCGCTATCCCTGCCATCGCCAAAACAGGTGCCAATACGGTACGCATTGTTCTTTCAAATGGTAGCCTGTACACCAAAGATGATCTGAACGCTGTTAAAAATATTATTAATGTGGTTAACCAAAATAAAATGATAGCCGTACTCGAAGTCCATGACGCTACAGGAAAAGATGACTATAATTCGTTGGATGCCGCGGTGAACTACTGGATTAGCATTAAGGAAGCTTTGATTGGCAAAGAAGATCGGGTAATCGTCAACATCGCCAATGAATGGTATGGAACGTGGAATGGAAGTGCGTGGGCTGATGGTTACAAAAAAGCCATTCCGAAACTAAGAAATGCTGGAATCAAAAATACGCTGATTGTGGATGCAGCCGGATGGGGACAATTCCCTCAATCCATCGTCGATTATGGACAAAGTGTATTTGCAGCGGACTCACAGAAAAATACCGTGTTCTCCATTCATATGTATGAGTATGCGGGCAAAGATGCTGCAACCGTCAAAGCCAATATGGAGAATGTGCTGAACAAAGGCTTGGCGCTGATCATTGGTGAGTTCGGGGGATACCACACGAATGGTGATGTGGATGAGTATGCCATTATGAGATATGGTCAGGAAAAAGGGGTAGGCTGGCTTGCCTGGTCCTGGTACGGAAACAGTTCCGGTCTGAACTATCTGGACATGGCTACAGGTCCGAACGGAAGTTTGACGAGCTTCGGAAACACCGTAGTGAATGATACCTATGGTATTAAAAACACTTCCCAAAAAGCGGGGATTTTCTAATCCGCCGATGAAACAGGAACACTCTGACGTTCACGTCAGGGTGTTTTTTTAATAAAAGTGCTAAATCCATATTAGTTTTTGAATTTTTCCGTTTATATTTAAAATCTTTTGTTTTCAAAACAAAACAAAGATGATAAACTCGGATTAGGAATAAAACAAACATTATCGGAGGGAAACGAATGGTACAGAGTTTATGGAATGCATCGCAGGCATCTGAGAAAACAACAGGACTGGAGCAATTGGTTTACCGA from Paenibacillus sp. FSL R5-0341 harbors:
- a CDS encoding beta-galactosidase, with protein sequence MNDSVAGSHIHFVLDAEDKEIRAGRMTGSGGKSPRGKSYDFTNYYMTRNAKPHIPVVGEFHFSRFAYLQWEEELLKMKAGGVNIIASYVFWNFHEEHEGEFNWSGNLNLRHFVDLCGKHQLPLIVRIGPFCHGEVRNGGMPDWLFSYPFEVRSNDEGYLYYAKRLYREIARQLNGCFHQEGGPVIAVQLENEYMHAGAPMDAWGYTREKYIYSGRDGREHLKVLRRIAEEVGMKPMFYTATAWGNAAVPEEGTLPMLAGYAYTPWIPNQPPSREYLFRDLHMNPVEEVDYDSLEYPAAYCELAGGMQVSYHARPVVDADSVEAMTIVKLANGSNLVGYYMYHGGTNPIGQKSYMNEQALPKMTYDYQAPLGEFGRIGESYDRIRTLSMFLEAYGELLAPMGSVIPEDQHVITPENTMDLRWSVRQQAGSGFLFMNNYQDHVALPDRDIQLALHTSQGTASYPREGTMQLKSGMAVILPFHMNLSGMKIISATVQPLTRFMVNQELTAVFYAHEGMTPEYVMDASSVTNVDMPKGTVSEQGNEVVIYPIAGKDHHLRVTTSDGMVIRIITLTRDEALHAYRFHVGGEERLVISSSHLYVQNEMLICTSVEQPEMEVSFYPAPEQITASEYVVSSQSKQGVFDTYTIQVSPYKPAVEVDYPKEHAATLKLDTIWPEHVDDVWVEIDYEGDVAAAHIHHQMLTDHIHYGHSWMLGLKQSRHLLADHALRLSITPIRRGTTESYVNQAYVERFEGVEIGKFNQIRVIPQYRVGLVLAGVREGA
- a CDS encoding glycoside hydrolase family 5 protein, whose translation is MVNLKKCTIFTVIAALMFMVLGSAAPKASAATGFYVSGNKLYDSTGKPFVMRGVNHGHSWFKNDLNTAIPAIAKTGANTVRIVLSNGSLYTKDDLNAVKNIINVVNQNKMIAVLEVHDATGKDDYNSLDAAVNYWISIKEALIGKEDRVIVNIANEWYGTWNGSAWADGYKKAIPKLRNAGIKNTLIVDAAGWGQFPQSIVDYGQSVFAADSQKNTVFSIHMYEYAGKDAATVKANMENVLNKGLALIIGEFGGYHTNGDVDEYAIMRYGQEKGVGWLAWSWYGNSSGLNYLDMATGPNGSLTSFGNTVVNDTYGIKNTSQKAGIF